From Vibrio aerogenes, a single genomic window includes:
- a CDS encoding FecCD family ABC transporter permease, translating into MSSDLIAGAILAQRKAEKRRWIVLCLFLILILASFVLDVMTGPSMLNVSRVGHALLNWVGFPVPVDDMTRVIVTDLRLPIALMAVIVGGSLGIGGAEMQTLLNNPMASPYTLGMAAAAGFGAALMLYLGVAEVSVHFAVPIGAFVCCMFSACFLFAMAMMRHITSGQLVLAGIALLFLFQSLLSLVQFIASPELSQQILFWLFGSLSKATWDNLFLTGGVTLFCFVVLIRDAWKLTALRLGEERAKSVGIDIKRLRLKTLFIVALMTATVTSFVGIIGFVGIVAPNIARILVGEDQRFFLPLSFLTGAFLLSTASVLSKVIVPGALFPIGIVTAIIGVPFFFWLIIRGRRSIC; encoded by the coding sequence ATGTCTTCTGATTTAATTGCTGGTGCAATACTGGCACAGAGAAAGGCTGAGAAGCGACGCTGGATCGTTCTTTGTCTTTTTCTGATTCTGATTCTGGCTTCATTTGTTCTTGATGTCATGACCGGTCCTTCAATGCTGAATGTCAGCCGGGTTGGTCATGCTTTGCTCAACTGGGTTGGTTTTCCGGTTCCGGTTGACGACATGACCCGGGTGATCGTGACTGACCTGCGCTTACCCATTGCATTAATGGCTGTGATTGTCGGTGGTTCACTGGGGATTGGCGGCGCTGAAATGCAGACGTTGCTGAACAACCCGATGGCCAGTCCGTATACATTAGGGATGGCTGCCGCAGCCGGGTTCGGCGCCGCTTTAATGTTGTATCTTGGGGTTGCGGAAGTTTCTGTCCATTTTGCAGTGCCAATCGGTGCTTTTGTCTGTTGTATGTTCTCAGCGTGCTTTTTGTTTGCGATGGCAATGATGAGGCACATTACTTCCGGGCAACTGGTGCTGGCAGGGATTGCCTTGCTGTTTTTGTTTCAGTCCTTGTTGTCTTTGGTTCAGTTTATTGCATCTCCTGAGCTGAGTCAGCAAATCCTGTTTTGGTTATTTGGCAGTTTGTCGAAAGCGACATGGGATAATCTGTTTTTGACCGGGGGCGTGACTCTGTTTTGTTTCGTGGTTTTAATCAGGGATGCATGGAAGCTGACAGCGCTTCGCTTGGGTGAAGAGCGGGCTAAAAGTGTCGGTATTGATATTAAGAGATTACGTCTGAAAACCTTATTTATCGTTGCGCTGATGACTGCAACCGTGACCAGTTTCGTTGGTATTATCGGATTTGTGGGCATTGTGGCACCAAATATCGCCCGGATTCTGGTCGGTGAAGATCAGCGATTCTTTTTACCGCTGTCGTTTTTAACCGGTGCATTTTTACTGTCAACTGCGTCTGTATTATCCAAAGTGATTGTGCCGGGAGCATTATTTCCGATAGGGATTGTCACGGCTATTATTGGTGTGCCTTTTTTCTTCTGGCTGATTATCCGGGGAAGACGATCAATATGTTAA
- a CDS encoding sensor histidine kinase, with product MKIRRSLKIYFLLGVSSIGMLIVLGLSTLSAVYLTKGADIAMRYNMLEVVKNVELVGDKPKTMLGFTITRHWKDVPEIVRKYVPELKSHLDYGRHFEKVSFFDVPDFAVFALRYDRSPDDVIYICRIAKEIEPLDYNRNMPIPMPYLKLFAFAVVAIMTFVVMTLLLFRHIAVPVEKLITWARNLHSDDLHQPMPDFQYNELNNLANIIRTSLQSVQSSLEREKAFLSHASHELRTPISVVRSNSELMRKLIERGDKTQEKQQEVLCRILRASHTMTELCETLLWLNRGELGNLVKEDVELGPMLKQLIHELNDLVRDKEIEISVETDTEVLMLPATLVRIVLGNLIRNAFQHTYHGKVEIIQSGYRVKIKNFNYTDGNETNLGFGLGLKLTRQVIEHYQWPYLTNKLETGREVLIEFRTCSDKKAHA from the coding sequence ATGAAAATCCGCCGTAGCCTGAAAATATATTTTCTTCTGGGAGTGAGTTCGATTGGGATGTTAATTGTACTTGGGTTATCGACACTGAGTGCTGTGTATCTGACCAAAGGGGCTGACATTGCCATGAGGTACAACATGCTTGAGGTTGTCAAAAATGTTGAACTCGTCGGGGATAAACCGAAGACCATGCTGGGATTTACGATTACCCGCCATTGGAAAGATGTTCCTGAAATTGTCCGGAAATATGTCCCTGAGCTGAAGTCTCATCTTGATTATGGCCGTCATTTTGAGAAAGTCAGCTTTTTTGATGTGCCTGATTTCGCTGTATTTGCGCTGAGATATGACCGAAGTCCGGATGATGTGATTTATATTTGCAGGATCGCAAAGGAAATTGAACCGCTTGATTACAACAGAAACATGCCTATTCCGATGCCCTATCTTAAGTTATTTGCCTTTGCGGTTGTGGCCATCATGACTTTTGTCGTCATGACACTATTACTCTTCCGGCATATTGCTGTTCCGGTAGAGAAGCTGATTACCTGGGCAAGAAATCTTCATTCAGACGACCTGCATCAGCCGATGCCTGATTTTCAATATAACGAGTTAAATAATCTGGCCAACATTATCCGGACGAGCTTACAGTCTGTTCAGTCTTCTCTGGAACGTGAGAAAGCATTTCTCTCCCATGCAAGCCACGAGCTGAGAACCCCGATTTCTGTTGTTCGCAGCAATAGTGAACTGATGAGAAAGCTGATTGAACGCGGAGATAAAACCCAGGAAAAACAACAGGAAGTTTTGTGCAGAATTTTACGTGCCAGCCACACCATGACGGAGCTGTGTGAAACTTTACTCTGGCTGAACCGGGGGGAACTGGGAAATCTGGTTAAAGAAGATGTTGAACTCGGCCCAATGTTGAAGCAATTGATTCATGAGCTGAATGATTTGGTTCGTGATAAAGAAATTGAAATCAGCGTAGAAACGGATACCGAAGTATTAATGCTTCCTGCGACCTTAGTCAGGATTGTATTGGGTAATTTGATCCGCAATGCCTTTCAGCATACATATCACGGTAAAGTTGAAATTATTCAAAGTGGCTATCGCGTGAAAATTAAGAACTTTAACTACACTGATGGCAATGAAACCAACCTTGGCTTTGGGTTAGGATTAAAACTGACCCGGCAGGTGATTGAACATTATCAATGGCCATATCTGACCAATAAACTTGAAACGGGCAGAGAAGTTTTAATCGAATTCAGAACATGTAGTGATAAAAAAGCCCATGCCTGA
- a CDS encoding EAL domain-containing protein: MMRFKEILLVDDEQKVLKALKRELRGRVGVIHCASSADEALQILAENPVELVISDYKMPGRDGAELVIDIRRQYPYVMTIILSGQADLSGISRALNEGQLYRFIKKPWKIQQLLEAIKDSFREAETRHGLDCMTGLKNLLRLNQYVDQLRQQMEQLPIVVIVHISGVKAVNENYGFQTGNRLLCDIARHLYQDDDAQDLYRQGNNYLFLLPVDKHLYDRVQQLNQHIRSRHTFDREIEFCSSVHLMELPVQEEMTAGYLSERIHSHSFPFEGDSSLNIICEDPLTSDIYQLFAIQKGLQNDEFLAFYQPQWNIRQQRLEGMEALARWQNTKGNVFSPVNFFSVLDKYNIIELLTEKILQCVVVFIEENNALLENLHISINVPGRMLIDGEFFELLEKCTKLDKQLISKLSVEITEQDCIDNFARAKSELKRLKSLGISCALDDFGTGYAGYEYLYEMPFDVLKIDGRFVQSIGEHQATNVVLQSMIDSARTLNMKVIAEWVETQEQVDLLRKLGCSVIQGHLVGEALSPEALVEYLSK; the protein is encoded by the coding sequence ATGATGCGTTTTAAAGAAATTCTGCTGGTTGATGATGAACAAAAAGTATTGAAGGCACTAAAACGTGAGCTGAGAGGCCGGGTTGGTGTGATTCATTGTGCATCTTCCGCAGATGAAGCGTTACAGATTCTGGCTGAAAATCCGGTCGAGCTGGTGATTTCAGATTACAAAATGCCGGGAAGAGACGGAGCCGAACTGGTGATTGATATTCGCAGACAATATCCCTATGTCATGACAATTATCTTATCCGGGCAGGCTGATTTATCCGGGATTTCAAGAGCTTTGAATGAAGGCCAGCTGTATCGTTTTATTAAAAAACCCTGGAAAATCCAGCAATTGCTTGAAGCAATTAAAGACAGCTTCAGAGAAGCGGAAACAAGGCATGGCCTGGATTGTATGACCGGTTTGAAAAACTTACTCAGGCTGAACCAGTATGTTGATCAGCTTCGTCAGCAGATGGAACAGTTACCGATTGTTGTTATCGTCCATATCTCCGGTGTGAAAGCCGTGAATGAAAACTATGGTTTTCAGACCGGCAACCGGCTTTTGTGTGATATCGCCCGTCATTTATATCAGGATGATGATGCACAGGATTTGTATCGTCAGGGTAATAATTATCTCTTTTTACTGCCTGTGGACAAGCATCTCTATGACAGAGTTCAACAGTTAAATCAGCATATCCGGTCCCGTCACACCTTTGACCGTGAGATTGAATTCTGTTCATCGGTGCATTTGATGGAGCTGCCGGTTCAGGAGGAAATGACTGCAGGTTATTTATCAGAGCGTATCCATTCTCATTCATTTCCGTTTGAAGGGGATTCGTCACTCAACATTATTTGTGAGGATCCCCTTACTTCGGATATTTATCAGTTATTTGCTATTCAGAAAGGGCTTCAGAATGATGAGTTTCTGGCATTTTATCAGCCGCAGTGGAATATCCGGCAGCAGCGACTGGAAGGTATGGAAGCTCTGGCCCGCTGGCAGAATACCAAAGGCAACGTTTTTTCACCGGTTAATTTTTTCTCAGTTCTGGATAAATATAATATAATTGAATTACTTACTGAAAAAATTTTGCAATGTGTTGTGGTATTTATCGAAGAAAACAATGCGTTGCTGGAAAATCTGCACATCAGTATTAATGTTCCCGGACGCATGCTGATTGACGGTGAATTTTTTGAATTACTTGAAAAGTGTACGAAGTTAGATAAACAGCTTATTTCAAAGTTATCGGTAGAAATTACTGAACAAGACTGTATCGATAATTTCGCCAGAGCGAAAAGTGAGCTAAAACGGCTGAAGTCACTGGGAATCTCTTGTGCGCTGGATGATTTCGGTACGGGGTATGCCGGATATGAATACCTTTACGAAATGCCATTTGATGTGCTGAAAATTGATGGCCGGTTTGTTCAGTCGATTGGTGAACATCAGGCTACGAATGTTGTTTTACAGTCTATGATTGATAGTGCCCGGACACTAAATATGAAGGTGATTGCTGAGTGGGTGGAAACTCAGGAGCAGGTCGACTTGCTCAGAAAGCTGGGATGTTCTGTGATCCAGGGGCATTTGGTTGGTGAAGCATTATCACCTGAAGCGTTAGTTGAATATTTATCGAAGTAG
- a CDS encoding ABC transporter substrate-binding protein — protein sequence MKVKQLLMTVLMTVIMSAMPLVSQAKVTTIEDVAGRQVEVDLPAKRVVLGFYAEDYLAIGGEKSFQHVVGISRDTWKAWRPASWALYTKHNPALTKIPDVGEVEAQTFSIEKVLSLRPDVLLLADWQYKGLGADVKRIEDAGVPVVVVDYNAQTLNKHLKSTRIIGKITGQQSRAEKIAGEYKQAIDLIHERLKARHLKKPEAYVEFGNKGPGEYSFTYGKNMWGAMLTIAGGNNIAAPYVEWWGPMNPEQVLSSAPEVIFLAGTESGKAEGAMLMGQGISRKTAVNRLKGFTSRPGWSGLPAVKQKRVYGIYQGASRSILDASMIQYLAKALYPSVFSDLNPEQFYLDFYRHYLPVVPEGTFAVRITE from the coding sequence ATGAAAGTAAAGCAATTACTGATGACTGTTCTGATGACAGTGATAATGAGTGCGATGCCGCTCGTGAGTCAGGCGAAAGTCACAACGATAGAAGATGTTGCGGGCAGACAGGTTGAGGTTGATCTTCCTGCAAAACGTGTCGTGCTGGGGTTTTATGCTGAGGATTATCTGGCGATTGGCGGAGAAAAATCGTTTCAGCATGTTGTCGGTATTTCCCGGGATACCTGGAAAGCATGGCGGCCGGCGAGCTGGGCGCTATATACCAAACATAATCCGGCACTGACAAAAATTCCTGATGTCGGTGAGGTTGAAGCACAAACATTTTCAATTGAAAAAGTTCTGAGTCTGCGCCCCGACGTACTGTTACTGGCGGACTGGCAGTACAAAGGATTGGGTGCAGATGTGAAGAGAATTGAGGATGCTGGTGTTCCTGTGGTTGTGGTCGACTACAATGCGCAGACATTAAACAAACATCTTAAGAGCACCAGGATTATTGGCAAGATTACCGGACAGCAGAGCCGGGCTGAGAAAATTGCCGGAGAATATAAGCAAGCCATCGATCTGATTCATGAACGCCTGAAAGCACGGCATCTGAAAAAGCCTGAAGCATATGTTGAATTCGGTAATAAAGGACCGGGTGAATATAGCTTTACTTATGGTAAAAATATGTGGGGTGCGATGCTCACCATCGCGGGTGGCAACAATATAGCAGCACCTTATGTTGAATGGTGGGGACCGATGAATCCTGAGCAGGTTTTATCGTCTGCACCAGAAGTGATTTTTCTGGCCGGAACGGAATCGGGCAAGGCGGAAGGTGCGATGCTGATGGGGCAGGGGATCTCCCGCAAAACGGCAGTGAACCGGCTGAAAGGTTTTACATCACGCCCTGGCTGGTCTGGCTTGCCTGCGGTGAAACAGAAGCGTGTTTATGGGATTTATCAGGGTGCATCCCGTTCAATTCTCGATGCCAGTATGATTCAATATCTGGCGAAAGCACTTTATCCTTCAGTGTTCAGCGATCTAAATCCTGAGCAGTTCTATCTCGATTTTTATCGTCATTATTTGCCGGTAGTTCCTGAAGGAACATTTGCAGTCCGGATAACTGAGTAA
- a CDS encoding HD domain-containing phosphohydrolase, producing the protein MEKTAGTVSQTTDKLTILLLDDESDILKALNRVLRMSYQVAAFTEGKEALEYMATHEVSIIISDMRMPEMDGAEFLEKAKALQPETIRILLTGYSDIQSTIKAINSGGIHTYISKPWDNENLKLTVEKAAEFFHLKHEKERLSKELEERNLQLEQMNEALEDSNAKLTDFNLKLEQKVEERTQALKGSNLRLEALLKSRNKTFRDILSMVTAIIEHRTGFPADHAERIANQAKAVAQRMHLSESDVGHVYLCGLMHQIGLIGAKDSEIEMTRVDPESQIPISPSANPVVGAKVVANIKRFEPLVDIIYHQDEHYDGSGRPDHLREEEIPVGARIIKVVKDYDFYVASPYNPRRMTTKSAQGYLKEQGGHMYDPEVVNIYLAMIQQPGQLEDGLELCIGLSEVRPGMIIKKDLYLPNGNLMLTAGNSISSALLSRLKSIERQTNMPIAVYIG; encoded by the coding sequence ATGGAAAAAACAGCCGGAACAGTGTCTCAGACAACCGATAAGCTGACCATATTATTATTAGATGATGAAAGTGACATCCTGAAAGCACTGAACCGTGTGTTACGGATGAGTTATCAGGTTGCTGCATTTACTGAAGGGAAAGAAGCGCTTGAGTATATGGCCACGCATGAAGTGTCGATTATCATTTCGGATATGCGAATGCCGGAAATGGATGGCGCCGAATTTCTTGAAAAAGCAAAAGCACTTCAGCCAGAAACCATCCGGATACTATTAACTGGCTACAGTGACATTCAGTCGACAATTAAAGCGATTAATTCCGGTGGTATTCACACATACATCAGCAAGCCCTGGGATAATGAAAACCTGAAACTGACGGTTGAGAAAGCTGCAGAGTTTTTTCATCTGAAGCATGAAAAAGAACGCCTGTCGAAGGAGCTGGAAGAGCGGAATTTACAACTGGAGCAGATGAATGAAGCGTTGGAAGATTCCAATGCCAAACTGACAGATTTTAACCTGAAACTGGAACAGAAAGTTGAAGAAAGAACCCAGGCATTAAAAGGGTCGAATCTGCGCCTTGAAGCTTTACTGAAAAGCCGCAACAAAACCTTCCGGGATATTCTCAGTATGGTCACTGCAATTATTGAGCACCGGACAGGCTTTCCGGCAGATCATGCCGAACGGATTGCCAATCAGGCGAAAGCCGTTGCGCAGCGCATGCACCTGTCTGAGTCGGATGTCGGACATGTTTATTTATGTGGGCTGATGCATCAAATTGGGCTGATTGGTGCAAAAGATTCGGAAATTGAAATGACCAGAGTCGATCCTGAGAGTCAGATTCCGATTTCTCCGAGTGCGAACCCGGTCGTTGGCGCGAAAGTTGTTGCAAATATCAAACGGTTTGAGCCACTTGTTGATATTATTTACCATCAGGATGAACATTATGACGGGAGTGGCCGGCCAGACCATTTAAGAGAAGAAGAAATACCAGTCGGTGCCCGTATTATCAAAGTGGTGAAGGATTACGACTTTTATGTGGCCTCTCCCTATAACCCCCGACGGATGACAACAAAAAGTGCGCAGGGTTATCTGAAGGAGCAGGGGGGACATATGTATGATCCCGAAGTGGTGAATATTTATCTGGCCATGATTCAGCAACCGGGACAGCTGGAAGATGGTTTAGAGTTATGCATTGGCCTGAGTGAAGTCCGTCCGGGCATGATTATCAAGAAAGACTTGTATCTGCCGAACGGGAATTTGATGCTGACGGCGGGTAATTCTATCAGTTCTGCCTTGTTATCACGGCTGAAATCCATTGAAAGACAAACCAACATGCCAATTGCTGTCTATATCGGTTAA
- a CDS encoding response regulator transcription factor has protein sequence MLKVLLVEDDLDLATAIIDYMELEEIESDYAADGQIGYNLITHNPYDVVILDLNLPKIEGLVVCERIRSQGIETPVLMLTARDTLDDKLRGFSKGADDYLVKPFDMEELLARIRVLSKRKSGQITRLKVHDLEFNLSGSEVHRNGELLKLSPIAKKILEVLMRESPGAVSREKIIQAVWGSDQPDSNSLKVHMFNLRKQVDKAGLPPLIHTVSGVGFVIRQPER, from the coding sequence ATGCTTAAAGTTTTACTGGTCGAAGATGATTTAGATTTGGCAACTGCAATTATTGATTATATGGAGTTAGAGGAGATTGAATCTGACTATGCTGCAGATGGTCAGATAGGTTATAACCTGATTACTCACAATCCGTATGATGTTGTCATTCTTGATCTGAATTTACCGAAAATTGAGGGGTTGGTTGTTTGTGAGCGGATTCGTTCGCAGGGCATTGAAACACCGGTACTCATGCTGACTGCCCGTGATACGCTCGACGATAAGCTGAGAGGCTTTTCAAAAGGTGCTGATGATTATCTGGTCAAACCGTTTGATATGGAAGAATTGCTGGCCAGGATCCGGGTTTTATCTAAACGTAAAAGTGGCCAAATTACCCGGCTCAAAGTTCACGATCTGGAATTTAACCTGTCTGGTAGCGAAGTTCACCGCAATGGTGAATTGTTAAAACTTTCTCCTATTGCAAAAAAAATTCTGGAAGTTCTCATGCGGGAATCTCCCGGAGCCGTCTCGCGGGAAAAAATTATTCAGGCCGTGTGGGGCAGTGATCAACCTGACAGTAACAGTCTGAAAGTTCATATGTTTAATCTGCGTAAACAAGTGGATAAAGCCGGTTTGCCACCGTTAATTCACACGGTCTCAGGGGTAGGTTTTGTGATTCGTCAGCCGGAGAGGTGA
- a CDS encoding ATP-binding protein yields the protein MGKSRLLLSDLLDQLSFALCIVRNDYVIVKANDYFQSRILFEGETMQGKNILELFPDSAGYLKRKIDTALVIESSSFSSWEQKPHVLPFKSSRPVSGEEYQMYQDIEVIPIHSDDGAIEHVCLCVYDVTIQASQQNQLKDVSRQLEQEHSEQSILIKKLEEAQGQLIQSEKMASIGQLSAGIAHEINNPIGFITSNIQTLNDYFNRLASVIESMKQMIMKSEDESLIAQCHELLSHHHMDFILEDTSELIDESLEGSSRVMSIIKNLKEFSHVDGSEWSYACLANCIESTLKIINNEIKYNISVEKDFSENIPDVFCQPMQINQVLLNLLVNASQAIEGEGTIYISLHELDDNQVEIRVRDTGSGIPDTIKDRIFEPFFTTKAVGSGTGLGLSVSYGIIKNHQGEIKVESTEGQGSEFIICLPVDRNVLVDEEAAEQAGS from the coding sequence ATGGGCAAAAGTCGGTTATTGTTATCAGATTTACTGGATCAGCTCAGTTTTGCTTTATGCATCGTACGGAATGATTATGTCATTGTGAAAGCAAATGATTATTTTCAGTCCCGTATACTTTTTGAAGGCGAAACAATGCAAGGGAAAAACATTCTTGAACTTTTTCCTGATTCTGCCGGCTATCTGAAACGTAAGATTGATACTGCACTTGTGATTGAATCTTCGAGCTTCTCTTCCTGGGAACAAAAACCCCATGTATTACCTTTTAAAAGTTCCCGGCCGGTTTCAGGGGAAGAGTATCAGATGTATCAGGATATTGAAGTCATTCCCATTCACAGTGATGATGGCGCAATTGAACATGTTTGTTTGTGTGTATACGACGTGACCATTCAGGCGAGTCAGCAAAACCAGCTGAAAGATGTGTCCCGCCAGCTCGAACAGGAACACAGCGAACAAAGTATCCTGATTAAAAAACTTGAAGAAGCTCAGGGGCAACTGATTCAGTCTGAGAAAATGGCATCCATCGGGCAGCTGTCTGCCGGTATTGCACATGAAATCAACAACCCTATTGGTTTTATCACTTCGAATATTCAAACGCTGAATGATTATTTTAACCGGCTGGCATCGGTGATTGAGTCAATGAAGCAGATGATTATGAAGTCAGAAGATGAATCCCTGATCGCTCAGTGTCATGAGCTGCTGTCCCATCATCATATGGATTTTATTTTAGAAGACACATCTGAACTGATTGATGAGTCGCTGGAAGGTTCTTCGCGCGTTATGTCGATTATTAAAAACCTGAAGGAGTTCTCTCATGTGGACGGTTCAGAATGGTCCTATGCCTGTCTGGCAAACTGCATCGAGTCAACATTAAAGATTATTAATAATGAAATTAAATACAATATCAGTGTTGAGAAGGATTTTTCTGAGAATATTCCCGATGTGTTTTGCCAGCCTATGCAAATTAATCAGGTTCTGCTCAATCTTCTGGTCAATGCCAGTCAGGCGATTGAGGGAGAAGGTACAATTTATATATCTTTACATGAATTGGATGACAATCAGGTTGAGATCAGGGTTCGTGATACCGGATCTGGTATTCCTGATACGATTAAAGACCGGATATTTGAACCTTTCTTCACAACGAAAGCGGTGGGATCCGGTACCGGGCTGGGATTATCTGTTTCTTATGGAATCATTAAGAATCATCAGGGAGAAATAAAGGTTGAGAGTACCGAAGGTCAGGGCTCTGAGTTCATTATATGTCTCCCGGTTGACAGAAATGTGTTAGTTGATGAAGAAGCTGCAGAACAGGCCGGGAGTTGA
- a CDS encoding ABC transporter ATP-binding protein, with protein MLTVKHLNIQLDQLTLADDMNFAVQQGQVNVIIGPNGTGKSTLLKALFGDMVLQSGEFQFRDTSARSVSVATWRQLFGYMPQDIRLDIGLKVIEVVLLGRLDALSLRIDDLMLQEAMQILDQLGLTHLADRDVRTLSGGQCQMILFAQALMRCPDILMLDEPVSALDLHYQHVLLEHLAQQTLKHNYVTLMVLHDLNLAAQYADHLIVLSQGKIVVQGAPADVISAALIDDVYGVKAEVSYDSQNIPFVRTLRTPAELSQR; from the coding sequence ATGTTAACAGTGAAGCATTTGAATATTCAGCTTGATCAGCTGACGCTGGCTGATGATATGAATTTTGCCGTGCAGCAAGGGCAGGTGAATGTCATTATCGGTCCGAATGGTACCGGCAAGAGTACCTTACTGAAAGCACTGTTTGGCGATATGGTGCTGCAGTCAGGTGAATTTCAGTTCAGGGATACATCAGCACGGTCTGTTTCTGTTGCAACATGGCGTCAGCTGTTCGGATATATGCCGCAGGATATCCGGCTGGATATCGGACTGAAAGTGATTGAAGTGGTGTTACTGGGACGTCTGGATGCCCTGAGTTTACGTATTGATGATCTGATGTTGCAGGAAGCCATGCAAATATTAGATCAGTTAGGTTTGACACATCTTGCCGACCGGGACGTACGGACTTTAAGTGGCGGGCAGTGCCAAATGATATTATTTGCACAGGCTTTGATGCGCTGTCCGGATATCCTGATGCTGGATGAACCTGTCAGTGCACTGGACCTTCATTATCAGCATGTATTGCTGGAACATTTGGCACAACAAACCCTGAAGCACAACTATGTCACATTGATGGTTTTACATGATTTGAATCTGGCTGCGCAGTATGCTGATCACCTGATTGTCCTGAGCCAGGGGAAAATTGTAGTGCAGGGGGCGCCTGCTGATGTGATTTCTGCTGCCTTGATTGATGATGTTTATGGCGTAAAAGCCGAAGTATCCTATGATAGTCAGAATATTCCATTTGTGAGAACCTTACGGACTCCGGCGGAGCTTTCGCAGCGATAA
- a CDS encoding sensor histidine kinase, with protein MSDSQLNQHQIRVLSANRYDHHPDQKFAATLMRILLSSGSRLRCIERFMDMMSHNFPELQMCLFSAHSESRLSLLCARPELTELASERFFPVLSTESCCIISHLNDFDTWNNSYAELFPAAAQCLLFSASINTRHYTLMVMSSAEDIELEPWFQKFCYTCDLIRIISEYMTFVESHFEQVEYIQQREKFASLGQLAAGVAHEINNPLAFIMSNFNTLNTYFSQLKSMIGQSGMVLDEAAEFLLEDSDAILSETYEGLTRIQSIVTSLNVYEHESSGAPRQIDLRDVISTALSMISGEIRLKAEVNYQIPDEPFYVSGYPARLQQVIIHLIVNALQSVQHDHGKIGLVLSVDNAEKNPAKKIVSLTIEDNGRGIPQENLKRIFDPFFTTKRVGDGVGLGLSVAKEIIEEHHGHISVESEEMRGTKVLIQLPGQVCFTDKYDAF; from the coding sequence ATGTCAGATTCACAGTTAAATCAGCATCAGATACGGGTGTTGTCAGCAAACAGATATGACCATCATCCGGATCAGAAATTTGCTGCAACTCTGATGAGGATTCTGCTCTCTTCCGGCTCCAGGCTGAGATGTATTGAGCGTTTTATGGACATGATGTCCCACAACTTTCCTGAGCTGCAGATGTGTTTGTTTTCTGCACACAGTGAATCCCGGTTATCTCTGCTTTGTGCCAGACCTGAACTGACAGAACTAGCGTCTGAGCGGTTTTTCCCGGTGTTAAGCACCGAATCCTGTTGCATCATCAGCCATCTGAATGATTTTGATACCTGGAACAACAGCTATGCTGAATTGTTTCCCGCGGCCGCACAATGCCTGCTTTTTTCAGCCAGTATCAATACGCGTCATTACACGCTGATGGTCATGAGCTCTGCCGAAGATATTGAACTGGAGCCATGGTTTCAGAAATTTTGTTATACATGTGATCTCATCCGTATCATTTCAGAGTACATGACTTTTGTTGAATCTCATTTTGAACAGGTTGAATACATTCAGCAAAGAGAAAAATTTGCTTCTCTAGGGCAGCTTGCTGCCGGTGTTGCTCATGAAATCAACAATCCTCTGGCTTTTATTATGAGTAATTTCAATACATTGAATACGTATTTCAGCCAGTTAAAATCAATGATTGGACAATCGGGCATGGTGCTGGATGAGGCGGCGGAATTTTTACTTGAAGACAGTGACGCGATTTTGTCAGAAACCTACGAAGGACTGACCCGGATTCAAAGTATTGTTACCAGTCTGAATGTTTATGAGCATGAATCATCAGGGGCACCACGTCAAATTGATTTAAGGGATGTGATTAGTACGGCACTGAGTATGATTAGTGGTGAAATCAGACTGAAAGCTGAAGTGAATTATCAGATACCGGATGAACCTTTTTATGTCAGTGGGTACCCGGCCCGTCTTCAGCAGGTCATCATTCATTTGATTGTCAATGCACTTCAGTCTGTTCAGCATGATCATGGCAAAATCGGTTTGGTCTTGAGTGTCGATAACGCTGAAAAAAATCCGGCAAAAAAAATTGTCTCGCTGACGATTGAAGACAATGGTAGAGGGATTCCGCAAGAGAATTTAAAACGTATTTTTGACCCGTTTTTTACCACGAAAAGAGTGGGGGATGGGGTTGGTTTAGGGTTGTCTGTTGCGAAAGAAATAATCGAAGAACACCATGGCCATATCTCTGTTGAGTCTGAAGAGATGCGGGGAACAAAAGTGCTGATCCAGCTTCCGGGTCAGGTTTGTTTTACGGATAAATATGATGCGTTTTAA